In Falsibacillus pallidus, the genomic window TGCTGCTTCTTTTGCTTGCCCATCCCCGCAAATCAAGGGGAGCCTGCCATCTTTTAAATGTCCAAGTTCATTATCAAGTTGAGTAAGCGGCAGCATGGCGGAGTCTTTTAAAATACTGAGCTTCGAAGGTTTCTTCGGCGACTGGAAACCTCTGACAGTCTGCAATAAAAGCCCCTCCAGATCACTGTCAGATGAGCTTAGCTTATGGGCAGTCATGGCGACATCCTCCAACCCTGCAGATGGAATAAGTGTGGAAGGTTCAATGCAGGCGCCTTTGAATGACAACGCACTGGCATCGACTGTCATATTATGAATTGTGACTGGACCCTTTGCTACCATGGTGATGCTCATGGCACCCTCTGGCGTTGAAAATTCCTTAGTCAATTTCATTCCATAGATCATGGCTTTATCATAATGGATGCGCAGCATGCCCATTTCCTTTTTTTGCGACGTTTGTCCTTTTATAAAATCTACCGTCATATTTTCTCCTATCACCCGATCAGCCTGAACAAGGAATCCATCAATATCATGGGAGGTATCTTCTTTTGCCATAAGAGAAGGGCAAGAAAAGCAAAATATCAATGAAAAAATCATGATGGAGACCGCAGTAATTTTCATTCGCATCATGGAATCATCCCGCTTTAGCCGTTTCTCTCGGCTGTGATGCCGGGTGCCGGTCATCTTTCCATTCTATTGGCCTCCATGCCAATAATGCCGCCCCGCCAATCAGTCCTAAGATCGTTCCGATAAATAATCCCCCGAGTGCTCCGATGACGGAAAGCACGGAGAGGAACATGATGATAATTCCAAGCACCTTTGCTGACTGCGGGAAGAAGAGACTTAATAAACCCAGTACTATGATAAGACCTCCGAACAATAAACCTACGACAGCAATGGAACCGGGAAGAAACGCACTTAGAAATAAATTCAAAGGAACCCATAGGATGAGGGAACCACTGATGATAGCAATCACCGATCCCCAAAATGGCCTTGAATGCCTCCATTCTGTAAAGTTCACAAAATCCCCTCCTACTTTTTATCAATTTTGTGCACGGTCAATTTCATTCCATTCATCGTAATGGTTTTTTGGAATAAGTAATGGGTCTTGAGTTTAGCGCTGCCAAGTGTGATGTGTGAAGAAGACTGTTTGAACTGCTTTGTCCAATCGCTGCTGTAGTTTTCCTTTAATACAAGGTTGCTGAATTTTGCATTGGCCTGAATTAAGCTTGCATCCTGCTGCAGGCCTGTGATCTGAACCGGCTTGGAAGCAGTTATTTCAACGCGCAGCCATTGGTCCCCGACTTTAAAATCTTTATAAAGCTTCAAATTTTTGATGGTCAGCTTTTCAATTAAATTTGTCCCTTGAGGTGCTGATTTGGAGCTGCTTGTCTCCCCCATTTTTGGATAGAACGTATATCCATCCCCCTCAAGATTATCGAATTCTACATAAAAATCCCCAACACCTGCGAGTGGGACCGCATAAGCAACACCGGACAAGCCGATCGATACCAGCAGGGCCCCAAGCAAAATCATCCCTGAAAGAAAGGAAGTCCAAAATACTTTTTTGCTGGTCCTTCCCCCTCTGTTGATTTCCCTCTTCTTCTCGTTCAATCTGAACACCTCGCCTCATTCGTCTTATTCCTAATGTAGAACAATTAAAAAAAGCAAACCATTACTATTTTTTTCGGGGAATCAAACCGCACCCCTCAAATGTCGGGTTAAATAAGTTTATATCCCCATAAATTTTCACTTTGTTTAGAATATTGTGAATAAGATGG contains:
- a CDS encoding DUF6230 family protein encodes the protein MNEKKREINRGGRTSKKVFWTSFLSGMILLGALLVSIGLSGVAYAVPLAGVGDFYVEFDNLEGDGYTFYPKMGETSSSKSAPQGTNLIEKLTIKNLKLYKDFKVGDQWLRVEITASKPVQITGLQQDASLIQANAKFSNLVLKENYSSDWTKQFKQSSSHITLGSAKLKTHYLFQKTITMNGMKLTVHKIDKK
- a CDS encoding DUF6114 domain-containing protein, which translates into the protein MNFTEWRHSRPFWGSVIAIISGSLILWVPLNLFLSAFLPGSIAVVGLLFGGLIIVLGLLSLFFPQSAKVLGIIIMFLSVLSVIGALGGLFIGTILGLIGGAALLAWRPIEWKDDRHPASQPRETAKAG